In Zunongwangia sp. HGR-M22, the sequence CAATCTTCTATTAACTGATGTTGTAACAAAATGGTTTTTTGATTGGTTGTTGTTCACTTTAAAGACGAGCTAAATTTAAGCATGTTGCAAAAACTCGATTTTTTTTAATTACAAATGTAGAATCAATTTATATGCTTATTTTAGAATATTAAACATGCAAGATGAAATTGCTAAGTTTAGCGCTAATATCTGTCTATGAATAATAACCTGAAGTTACTACTAAAAATTTTAGGAATCAGCCTTTTGGTGTTCGCCGTCATATTTTTTGTAGTTCACTATAACACCAAAGCATACAGTCCAGAGGATAACGTATCTTACACCAATAACGATCTTACATTAGAAGTTTTTTATAATAGACCTTATAAAAAGGGAAGAGAGATTTTTGGGAATCTTGTTCCATATGACTCTGTTTGGCGAACCGGTGCAAACGAGGCGACGGTTTTTAAAACCAATAAAGATATTCTGGTAGATGGCAGTTTGTTGCAAAAAGGAGAATATACGCTATGGACGATCCCTAAAAAAGATAGCTGGAAAATTATCTTTAATAATAAAATGTATCCCTGGGGGATTGACCTTAAAGGAAATGCATATCGAGATCCTGAATTCGATGCGCTTGTTGTTGAAGTTCCCGCAAGCAATCAAAACATTAGTGTAGACCAATTCACTATTTATTTTGAAGAAGCTAACGACTTAGTATTTTTAGCCATATCCTGGGATAAAACGATTGTAAGAGTTCCTATAAAAATAAAAGAGACTCCTACGATAGAAGCCTCTTCAAATAATTAAAGATTGTTATCTAATCTTAATCTTCGTCTATAAGTAGATTTAAAGTCACATCGATATTATCTCTTGTTGCTCTAGAATAAGGACAAACTTCGTGAGCTTCATTTATTAAGTTTTCTCCAGTCTCTACGTCTATATCTGGGATATAAATATCCAATATAGCAGAAAGCTCTAAATCTTTATCTTCATTTTGCCCAAGATCGATTGTAGCAGTTACACTATAATCGCCAAGATCTACATCTGCATTTTTAGCGATCATTTCTAAAGCACTTCCAAAGCAGGCAGAGTATCCTGCTGCAAATAGTTGCTCGGGATTACTATGGTCTCCACCTTCTCCTCCAAGACTTTTTGGCTTGGAAAGTTTCATATCTAATATTCCGTCTTCGCTAGTCGTTCTACCATCTCTACCACCTTCTGTAGTTACTTTAGCTGAATACAAAGTTTTCATCTTTTTGAATTTTTATATTATTCTACAACAATATACCATTCCATAAATTCGCATTCAAAGAATGTATTCATAAATTTGTCATAAATCAGCACACATTGACAACGCCTTCCAAAAAATTTACATTATCCCAAAGCAACAGCATTCCTGCTTCGGCTAATGTTAGCACTAATGCCGCAGAAAAAATTAAATCACTTCGGAAGGAAAAACAAGATCATTCTGTAATTTTAAATCAACTTCTTCAGGGGAACCATACAGCACTGGGTAAAGCGATCACTCTAGTTGAAAGCAATAATGTAAATCACCAAGAGCAGGCTTCAGCAATTATTGAAGGTGCCTTAGCTTCCGCAGGAAAATCTATAAGAATAGGAATTACAGGTGTCCCAGGCGTAGGAAAAAGCACTTTTATAGAAAGTTTTGGAGGTTATTTACTCAAATTAGGAAAAAAAGTTGCTGTGCTTGCTGTAGATCCTAGCAGTACTATTT encodes:
- a CDS encoding DUF2911 domain-containing protein, translated to MNNNLKLLLKILGISLLVFAVIFFVVHYNTKAYSPEDNVSYTNNDLTLEVFYNRPYKKGREIFGNLVPYDSVWRTGANEATVFKTNKDILVDGSLLQKGEYTLWTIPKKDSWKIIFNNKMYPWGIDLKGNAYRDPEFDALVVEVPASNQNISVDQFTIYFEEANDLVFLAISWDKTIVRVPIKIKETPTIEASSNN
- a CDS encoding organic hydroperoxide resistance protein, with product MKTLYSAKVTTEGGRDGRTTSEDGILDMKLSKPKSLGGEGGDHSNPEQLFAAGYSACFGSALEMIAKNADVDLGDYSVTATIDLGQNEDKDLELSAILDIYIPDIDVETGENLINEAHEVCPYSRATRDNIDVTLNLLIDED